Genomic DNA from Azospirillum brasilense:
GGCTTCTCCTCGCCGCCCTGGATCTTGCCGAGGTCGGCGCCGCCGCGGGTCACCGACTTGAAGGGCTTGTCCTGGAAGCTGCCGACCGACGGCACCCAGAACTCGTCCACCGGGTCGGTCAGCAGAAGCACTTCGACGCCCTTGGCCTTGAAGCCTTCGAGCTGCGGGCTGCGCTTCAGCGTCTCGATGTCGTCGCCGCTGATCGTGAAGATGGCCTCCTGGCCCTCCTTCATGCGGCCCAGATACTCCTCCAGCGAGACCAGACCGTCACCGGCGGTGCTGCGGAAGCGCATCAGCTTCAGCAGATCGTCCCGGTGCTCGTAGTCGTCGTAGAGGCCCTCCTTGAGGACGGCGCCGAAATTCTCCCAGAAGGCCGCGTATTCCTCCGCCTTCTCGGCGTCGCGGGCCTTCTTGCCCAGCTCCGACAGGACGCGGCGGGTGATGCCGGCGCGGATCTTGGCCAGCATCGGGTTGTGCTGGAGCATCTCGCGGCTGATGTTCAGCGGCAGGTCCTCGCTGTCCACCACGCCGCGCAGGAAGCGCAGGTAGGGCGGCAGCAGCCCTTCCGCCGAATCGGTGATGAAGACGCGCTTGACGTACAGCTTCACCCGGTGGGCGCGCTTGGGGTCGAACAGGTCGAACGGCTTGGAGGACGGCACGAACAGCAGGTTCGTGTATTCGATGGCGCCTTCCGCCCGCCAGTGCAGGGTCAGCCACGGATCGTCGAAGGCGTGCCCGACATGGTGGTAGAACTCCGTGTACTGCTCCGCCGTGATCTCGTTCTTGGAGCGCATCCACAGGGCCGACGCGCTGTTCAGCGACTTGGCGTCCTCGCCCTCCCCGAAGAGGATCGGGATGGCGATGTGGTCGGAGTATTTGCGGACGATGGCGGAGAGGCGGTGCTCCTCCAGATACTCGTCGTCGCCTTCGCGCAGGTGCAGCCGGATCTGCGTGCCGCGCGGCAGGTCGGCGACGTCGGAGATGGTGAACTCGCCCTTGCCGTCCGACAGCCAGCGCCAGCCCTGCGTCTCCCCGGCCTTGCGGGTCAGCACCTCCACCCGGTCGGCGACCATGAAGGCGGAATAGAAGCCGACGCCGAACTGGCCGATCAGGTTGACGTCTTTCTTGGCGTCGCCCTCCTTCGCCCCATCCTTAGCGTTCTCCTTCAGGTTGCGCATGAAGGCGGCGGTGCCGGAGCGCGCGATGGTGCCGAGGTTCTCGACCAGATCCTCGCGGTTCATGCCGATGCCGTTGTCGGCCACGGTGAGGGTCCGCGCCTCCTTGTCCACGATCAGCCGGACCTTCAGGTTCGGGTCGTCGGCGGACAGTTCGGGCTGCGTCAGCGCGGCGTAGCGCAGCCGGTCGCAGGCGTCGGAGGCGTTGGAGACCAGCTCGCGCAGGAAGACTTCCTTCTCGCTGTAGAGCGAGTGCGCGACGATGTCGAGCAGGCGGCTGACCTCGGCCTGGAAGCTGAGCCGTTCCTCGGTCATGGTGTCATCCTTGATCGTTTTTGTTGGTGGTGGGCTTGTTGGTGGTGGCCTTGCCGATGGGGCCGAAGGACGGCGCAGATATGTGCGAGCGCATCGCCCCATGCAAGAGCGATCGGCTGGCGTTGCGCTGGAGTTTCGCAACCGGAGTGGTGGGGTGAGGGGAGGATTGCCCCCACCCTGACCCTCCCCCGCTGCGCAGGGGAGGGGACTAAGATTCCCTCTCCTGCGAAGCGGGGGAGGGAAGGGGCCCGCGGCGAAGCCGCGGGAAGGGTGGGGGCAAGAACCTCGGCAGCCTCAGCGCTTCTTGCCCTGGATCGGCTCGGGCTCCGGCGCCGGCTGGCCCATGCCCATCAGCGCGCTCATGTCCGCCCCGTTCAGCAGGAACTGGCCGGTCTCGGTCACGTCGATCTTGTAGCTGCGCACGTCGTTGCCGGCGTCGTCCTTGGACGCCTGTCCGAAGGCCTGGAGCATGGCGATCACCCCCAGCGCGTTCTGGGTGCTCTCGTCGGCCTTCTTGCCCGGCTTGGGCTGCATCGCCTTGGCGGCGGCGTCCAGCCCGCGCAGCAGCACCGTGCTGTTGCCCACCGCGCCGAAGGCGGAGTTGGCGGCCATGCGCATGGCGCCGGTCATGGTGCCGGAGGCCGCCGGGGTGTTGACGACGAAGCGGTCGATGCGCAGCTCCGTCCCGACCTCCGCCATGGCGCCCATCAGCCGGTTGCCGATGGCCGACATCTCGGCCTCGTCGTCCGGCAGGGCGGCTTCCTCCTCGGCCTCGCCGTCCTCCTCGTCCTCCTCACCGGCGGCGGCCTGGGATTCGGCCAGCGTGGCGAGGTCGGCGAAGGCCCGCCACAGCGAGGCGGTCGGCAGCTTCGCGGTGCTGATCTGGATGTCCAGCTTGTCCGGCATGAAGGCCTTGGGCGCCACCTCCGGCTCCAGCGTCAGGCCGCTGGACTCGATCCCGAAGGTGGTGGAGGCCATCGGCTTGTCCAGGTCCTCGGCGCTGCCGCGCAGAACGAGCTGGCCGAGGGCGAGGCGGGTGCCGTCCTCCGGGTTCAGGGCGGTCAGGCCGGACAGGCGGACGCGCCCGCTGGCCCCGCCCATCAGGTTCTGCATCAGCGGGATCAGCTCCGCCGCCGGAGGCTGGGTGCCGGCCAGGGCGTGGGTCTGGGTCAGCCGCTGCATGGCGTCGGCGCGGGCGAGGTCGACGCGGGTGTAGGTGCCCTCCATCGTCAGGCCGCCGAGGTTCAGCACCTCCTTCTTCGTCTCGTCGAGGAAGCGCAGGTTGCTGACGGACAGGGCGCCCGGCCCGCTCCACAGCGGGGTGCCGGCGGCGGCGGTGCCGTCGGGCTTCAGCTCCCCGGCGACGGTGATGGCGCCGACGGTCAGGGCGCTCTCGTCCTTCTTGCCCTTCTTGCCCTTGCGGTCGCTGGTGACCGACAGGTCGCCAAGCTCCGCGTCCATGGACAGCGCCGTCTCGTAGGCGCCGGACCACAGGGCGCTGATGCGCTGGCGGCCCAGCTTGACGGTGGCCGACGGCTTGCCGTTGTCCAGGATGGCGACGCGGTCGGGCAGGGTGGCGGTGACGGCGTGGGTGTTGCCGTCCTGCGGCTTCACCGTCAGGTGGATGGTGCCGATGTCGGCGGTGGTGCCGTCGTCCGACACCGCGGTCAGGGCGGGCAGCGCCACCTTGTAATGGTCGCCGGCCGGGGTCGCCACCGGCTCGCCGCTCCAGCGCAGCTCGGTCTCGTCGCCCTCGCTCTTGGGGAACCAGCGGGCCAGCCCGTCCTTCAGCGTGGCGGCGAGGGCCCTGGCCCCGTCCTCGGTCACCGGGGGCGCCTCCGCGCGCGCGGTGGCGGGCGGCAGCGCCAGGGTTGCGAGCATCAGCGCGGCGGCGAGCGGACGGGCGGGAATACGGCGCATGAGGAGTCCCTTAGGGTGGAGCGCGCCAGCGTAGACGGGATAACCGGCGCCCGTCCATCGGCCCGAGGTTTTATACCCCGCCCCGGAAGAGTTCGGCCCCGGATGGGCATTGCGGCACGGCACGGCCGCCCTGACGCTTGCATTGCCGGTGCACAGGCCCAAAACTTACGCTTATGACCTCTGTCCTTTCTTCGTCCGGGGGCGGTCTGGGTGCGGGTGGCCGGGTGGTCGCCGTGCTGGGGCCGACCAACACCGGGAAAACCCATCTCGCCATCGAGCGCATGCTCGGCCACCGGACGGGGATGATCGGCTTTCCGCTGCGCCTGCTGGCCCGCGAGAACTACGACCGCATCGTGTCGATCAAGGGCAAGAACGCCGTGGCCCTGGTGACGGGGGAGGAGAAGATCCTGCCGCCCAGCCCGTCCTACTGGGTGTGCACGGTGGAATCCATGCCGCTCGACCGGGCGGTGGATTTCCTGGCGGTGGACGAGGTGCAGCTCTGCGCCGATCCGGAGCGCGGGCACATCTTCACCGACCGGCTGCTCAACGCGCGCGGGCTGGTCGAGACGATGTTCCTCGGCTCCGACACGGTGCAGCCGCTGATCCGCCGGCTGGTGCCGCGGGCCGAGTTCATCAGCCGCCCGCGCTTCTCGCAGCTGACCTACGCCGGCTACCGCAAGCTGACGCGCCTGCCGCCGCGCTCCTGCGTCGTCGCCTTCTCGGCGACCGACGTCTACGCGCTGGCCGAGATGATCCGGCGCCAGCGCGGCGGCACCGCGGTGGTGCTGGGCGCGCTGTCCCCGCGCACCCGCAACGCCCAGGTCGGGCTCTACCAAGCGGGGGAGGTCGACTATCTGGTGGCGACCGACGCCATCGGCATGGGGCTGAACATGGACGTCGACCATGTCGCCTTCGCCCGCATCGTGAAGTTCGACGGCTTCGCCCCGCGCCGCCTGCGCGCGCCGGAGGTGGCGCAGATCGCCGGGCGCGCTGGGCGGCACATGCGCGACGGCACCTTCGGCACCACCGACGAGGTGGGGGAACTGGAGGCCGACGTGGTCGACCGCGTCGAGAACCACCAGTTCGAGACGATCAAGACGCTGATGTGGCGCAACAGCAAGCTGCGCTTCGACACGCCGGGCTTCCTGCTGAAGTCGCTGGAGGAGCGCCCGCCGATCCCGGAGCTGCTGCGCGCCCGCGACGCCGACGACCATCTGGCGCTTCAGGCGCTGGTCCGCGACCATGAGGTGATGGACCTCGCCAAGGGCCGCGACAACGTGCGGCTTCTCTGGGAGGTCTGCCAGGTCCCCGACTTCCGCAAGGTGCTGTCGGACGCCCACACCCGGCTGCTCGGGCAGATCTTCCGGCAGCTGCGCACCGGCATCGGGCGGCTGGACGAGGACTGGGCGGCCAAGCAGATCGCCCGGCTGGACCGCACCGAGGGCGACATCGACGCGCTGGTCGCCCGCATCGCCCATATCCGCACCTGGACCTACATCTCCAACCGGCCGTCCTGGTTGACCGACCCCGTGCACTGGCAGGCGCGCACCCGCGCCATCGAGGACAAGCTGTCCGACGCCCTGCACGAGCGGCTGACGCAGCGCTTCATCGACCGCCGCTCGGCCACGCTGGTGCGCACGCTGAAGGACGGGCGGGACCTGATCGGCGGCGTGCGCGCCGACGGCGAGGTGGTGGTGGAGGGCCACCCGGTGGGCCGGCTGGAGGGTTTCCGCTTCGTCCCCGACGCCCCGGAGCGCTCGGAGGAGGCCAAGTCCCTGCTGACCGCCGCCCGCCGCGCGCTGCGCGAGGAGGTGGCGTCGCGCCTGCGCGCCTTCGAGCAGGAGCCGGACGACGTGTTCGCCCTGGGGCCGGACGGGGTGCTGACGGCGGACGGGCTGCCGGTGGCCCGGCTCGGCCCCGGCCCGTCGGTGCTGACCCCGGCGGTCCTGCCCTTCGACGAGGGGCTGCTCGACCAGGGGCAGCTCGACCGCGTGCGCGTCCGGCTGGAGCGCTGGCTGAAGGACCGCGTCGCCGCCCGGCTGCGCCCCCTGCTGGCGCTGCGCGACGCGAGCGATCTGACGGGAACGGCGCGTGGGCTGGCTTTCCAGCTCGTCGAGAACATGGGGGCGATGCCCCGCGCTCCGGTCGCCCCGCTCGTCGAAGGGCTGGAGAAGGCCGACCGCAAGGCGCTGTCCCGCCATGGGGTGCGGCTCGGCGTGTCGCACCTCTACCTGACGGCGCTCGCCAAGCCGGGGGCGGTGGAGTTGCGCGGGCTGCTGTGGGCGGTGAAGCACCGCCTGCCCCTGCCGGTGCCGATCCCGCCGCCGGGCCGCGTCTCGGTGGAGGCGACGGGCGCGCCGCCCGCCTTCTGGGAGGCCATCGGCTATCCGGCGGCGGGGCCGCGGGCGCTGCGGGTGGACATGCTCGACCGGCTGGAGACCGAGCTGCTGACCGCCGCCAAGGAGGGCCGGCTTGTCGCCGAGCCGGCGCTGGCCCAGATGATCGGCGCCAAGCCGGACGAGCTGGAGGCGGTGATGAAGGGGCTTGGCTACACCCGTTCGGTGGCGGAGGATGGGGCGGTCTCCTGGCGCCGCCGCCGCAACCCGCGCCACAAGCCCCGCCGCGAGACCCCCGTCAACGCCGACCACCCCTTCGCCAAGCTGCGCCAGCTTTCGGGAATTGGATGAAAAGATTTGCTTTTGCCCCCTCCCTAACCCTCCCCCGCCTTCGGCGAGGGAGGGGACTTCGCAAATTTTCCCTCTCCCGCGAAGCGGGGGAGGGAGGGACCCGCGCGGCAGCGCGGGAGGGTGGGGGCCGCGCATGACCGACATCGACGACGACGACGATCTCCCCGACTCCGGCTCCGACCCCACCCCGGCGGGCCGGCTGCGGATCGACAAGTGGCTGTGGTTCGCGCGCTTCTTCAAAACGCGCAGCCTCGCGGCGAAGCTGTGCAACGGCGGCGGCGTGCGGGTGTCCGGCACGGTGGTCGGCAAGGCGCATTACGCGGTTAAGCCCGGCGACGTGCTGACCTTCGCGCAGGGGCGGCACATCCGCGTCATCAAGGTGATCGCGCTCGGCAGCCGGCGCGGCCCGGCGCCGGAGGCGCAGGCCCTCTACGAGGACCTCGCCCCGCCGGTGCGCGAGGAGGCGATCCAGGACCCCTACCGCGCGCCGCCGGCCCCGCGGGAGCCCGGCGCCGGACGCCCGACCAAGCGCGACCGCCGGGCGCTCGACCAGCTCTACGGAGAGGAGTAAGCCGGAACAGCCGGGAAAAGCGGCGGTGAAGCGCGGGCGGGGCCATTGCCATTCAGGGGCCGCACCCTCATCTGCGCAAAATAATCCCGCAACGGCCGACTTTTCTGGAGCCCGCCGCCCCCATGCTCGAACTGTTCTCCGACCCGCAGGTCTGGGCCAGCCTCCTGACGCTCACCGCGTTGGAGATCGTGCTCGGCATCGACAACATCATCTTCATTTCGATCATGGCGGCCAAGCTGCCGGTCCACCAGCAGCAGAAGGCCCGGCAGCTCGGTCTGGCGCTGGCGCTCCTGATGCGGCTTGCGCTGCTCGCCTCCATCTCCTGGGTGGCGACCCTCACGGAACCGCTGATCACCGTGCTCGGCATGGGCTTCTCGGGCCGCGACCTGATCCTGCTCGGCGGCGGCCTGTTCCTGCTGGCCAAGGGCACGATCGAGATCCACAACACCGTGGAGGGCCACGAGGAGGACAGCGCCGCCCCCAAGCTCGCCAGCTTCGGCGCGGTGGTCGGGCAGATCATCGTGCTGGACATCGTCTTCTCGCTGGACAGCGTGATCACCGCGGTCGGCATGTCCAACGACCTGCCGGTGATGGTCACCGCCGTCATCATCGCCATGGCGGTGATGCTGTTCGCCGCCCGGCCGGTGGGCGATTTCGTGAACCGCCACGTCACCGTGAAGATGCTGGCCCTGTCCTTCCTGCTGCTGGTCGGCGTGGCGCTGATCGCCGACGGCTTCGGCTTCCACATCCCGAAGGGCTACCTGTACTTCGCCATCGCCTTCTCGACGCTGGTCGAGGCGCTGAACCTGATGGCCGCCGCCCGCCGCAAACGGAAGAAGGCCGAAGCGCACTGACGCTCCGGCCCTTCTGAACGGGTCTTCCGACGGGCCGCCCCTTCGCGGGGGCGGCCCGTTCGCCTTTTCGGGTCAGGTCCGCATCAGACCGTCGCGGAACTCCACCTCCTCCACCAGATGCTCGTAGGCGAGCTTGAAGAGGTCGCGGATCGAGACGATGCCGACCGCGCGCTTGCCCTGGGTGATCGGCAGGTGGCGGTAGTGCTTCGACTGCATCAGGGTCAGCGCCTCGATGGCGTCCGCGTCCGGCGGCAGGGTGTCCGGGTTGCGGGTCATGATCGCCGACACCTCGGTCTCGAAGGCGTCGATCTGGGTGGAAAGCACCTTGTTGTTCAGGTCGCGCTCGGTGACGATGCCGACGAGGTCGCCGTGGTTCACCACCAGGACGGCGCCGATGTTCTTCTCCGCCATCAGCTTCGACACGGTCAGGACGGAGGTGTCCTCCGTCACCAGGATGAGTTCCTGCGACTTCACCACGTCCGGAACCAGCTTCCGCTTCATCATTTCCCCCAATTTGTAATTTGTTTACAAACTCAAGCGCTGCAGGGAAACAATAGCAAATATCGCAGGTGCAAAACTGCGGCAGAAGACCGCACCTCGGATGGGGTGGTCCGGATTGGGCAGTTAGCGACGACGCAGGACGACGGTCAGGTTGTTGGCGGGCATCTCCACCACCTCGGCCAAAGCGAAGCCGGCGGCGGCGCCCTCCACCGCGTCGAGGTCGCGCACGCCCCAGGCGGGATTGCGGGCCTTCAGGTCGGCGTCGAAGGCGGCGTTGCTGGGTGCGCTGTGCCGCCCGCCGCGCGTGAAGGGGCCGTAGAGCAGCAGCGGCCCTCCCATGGGCAGAAGGCGGGCGGCCCCGGCGAACAGGCCGAGCGCCGCCTCCCACGGGGCGATGTGGATCATGTTGATGCAGACCACCGCATCGGCCGCCTCGACCGGCCAGTCGGGTGCGGCGGCGTCGAGGTCCAGCGGGTCGCGCAGGTTGGGCAGCGCCGCCGTGGCGGCCCAGGAACGGACGCTGTCGCGCAGGCCCGGGTCGGGGTCGCTCGGCTGCCACGTCACGGCGGGCAGCGCCGCGGCGAAGGCCACGGCGTGCTGGCCGGTGCCGCTCGCCACCTCCAGAACCAGACCTTGCGGCGGCAGGACGCGGCGCAGCACCTCCAGGATGGGGGCGCGGTTGCGCTCCGTCGCGGGGGCGTGGCGGCGAAAGTCCTCGGGGTGCAGCGGATCGAACATGGGGGGAGGCTAACCGCCCCCGGCGCCCAGGGCAACCGCGGCGGGGTCGCGGCGTCCGGCCATCCAGGCCCCGGCGGCGAGGAGGAGCGCGCCGGCCAGCACCGCGGCGGCGGCGCCCAGCAGGGCGGAATCGAAGCTGCCGGTGCGCGCCACCACCAGCCCCGCCGGCACCGGCCCGATGATCTGCCCCAGCCCGTAGACGGCGGTCAGCGCGCCGATGACGCGGGCCGACGCCCCGCCCGACAGGTGCCGCCCCAGCGTGAAGGACAGGGTGACGATGCCGACGAAGGTTCCGCCGAACAGCACCGCCG
This window encodes:
- a CDS encoding DUF938 domain-containing protein, coding for MFDPLHPEDFRRHAPATERNRAPILEVLRRVLPPQGLVLEVASGTGQHAVAFAAALPAVTWQPSDPDPGLRDSVRSWAATAALPNLRDPLDLDAAAPDWPVEAADAVVCINMIHIAPWEAALGLFAGAARLLPMGGPLLLYGPFTRGGRHSAPSNAAFDADLKARNPAWGVRDLDAVEGAAAGFALAEVVEMPANNLTVVLRRR
- a CDS encoding TerC family protein, with amino-acid sequence MLELFSDPQVWASLLTLTALEIVLGIDNIIFISIMAAKLPVHQQQKARQLGLALALLMRLALLASISWVATLTEPLITVLGMGFSGRDLILLGGGLFLLAKGTIEIHNTVEGHEEDSAAPKLASFGAVVGQIIVLDIVFSLDSVITAVGMSNDLPVMVTAVIIAMAVMLFAARPVGDFVNRHVTVKMLALSFLLLVGVALIADGFGFHIPKGYLYFAIAFSTLVEALNLMAAARRKRKKAEAH
- the htpG gene encoding molecular chaperone HtpG, encoding MTEERLSFQAEVSRLLDIVAHSLYSEKEVFLRELVSNASDACDRLRYAALTQPELSADDPNLKVRLIVDKEARTLTVADNGIGMNREDLVENLGTIARSGTAAFMRNLKENAKDGAKEGDAKKDVNLIGQFGVGFYSAFMVADRVEVLTRKAGETQGWRWLSDGKGEFTISDVADLPRGTQIRLHLREGDDEYLEEHRLSAIVRKYSDHIAIPILFGEGEDAKSLNSASALWMRSKNEITAEQYTEFYHHVGHAFDDPWLTLHWRAEGAIEYTNLLFVPSSKPFDLFDPKRAHRVKLYVKRVFITDSAEGLLPPYLRFLRGVVDSEDLPLNISREMLQHNPMLAKIRAGITRRVLSELGKKARDAEKAEEYAAFWENFGAVLKEGLYDDYEHRDDLLKLMRFRSTAGDGLVSLEEYLGRMKEGQEAIFTISGDDIETLKRSPQLEGFKAKGVEVLLLTDPVDEFWVPSVGSFQDKPFKSVTRGGADLGKIQGGEEKPAEEKASEGELTDLLALLKLTLQDAVKDVRPSERLTDSAVCLVADENDMDMHLERLLKQHKQLGMDAPAAKRILEVNPAHPLIKRLAERAKASGAATSLDDAAWLLLDQARIVEGEALPDPAAFARRLASAMEKGLA
- a CDS encoding CBS domain-containing protein gives rise to the protein MMKRKLVPDVVKSQELILVTEDTSVLTVSKLMAEKNIGAVLVVNHGDLVGIVTERDLNNKVLSTQIDAFETEVSAIMTRNPDTLPPDADAIEALTLMQSKHYRHLPITQGKRAVGIVSIRDLFKLAYEHLVEEVEFRDGLMRT
- a CDS encoding RNA-binding S4 domain-containing protein, with amino-acid sequence MTDIDDDDDLPDSGSDPTPAGRLRIDKWLWFARFFKTRSLAAKLCNGGGVRVSGTVVGKAHYAVKPGDVLTFAQGRHIRVIKVIALGSRRGPAPEAQALYEDLAPPVREEAIQDPYRAPPAPREPGAGRPTKRDRRALDQLYGEE
- a CDS encoding helicase-related protein yields the protein MTSVLSSSGGGLGAGGRVVAVLGPTNTGKTHLAIERMLGHRTGMIGFPLRLLARENYDRIVSIKGKNAVALVTGEEKILPPSPSYWVCTVESMPLDRAVDFLAVDEVQLCADPERGHIFTDRLLNARGLVETMFLGSDTVQPLIRRLVPRAEFISRPRFSQLTYAGYRKLTRLPPRSCVVAFSATDVYALAEMIRRQRGGTAVVLGALSPRTRNAQVGLYQAGEVDYLVATDAIGMGLNMDVDHVAFARIVKFDGFAPRRLRAPEVAQIAGRAGRHMRDGTFGTTDEVGELEADVVDRVENHQFETIKTLMWRNSKLRFDTPGFLLKSLEERPPIPELLRARDADDHLALQALVRDHEVMDLAKGRDNVRLLWEVCQVPDFRKVLSDAHTRLLGQIFRQLRTGIGRLDEDWAAKQIARLDRTEGDIDALVARIAHIRTWTYISNRPSWLTDPVHWQARTRAIEDKLSDALHERLTQRFIDRRSATLVRTLKDGRDLIGGVRADGEVVVEGHPVGRLEGFRFVPDAPERSEEAKSLLTAARRALREEVASRLRAFEQEPDDVFALGPDGVLTADGLPVARLGPGPSVLTPAVLPFDEGLLDQGQLDRVRVRLERWLKDRVAARLRPLLALRDASDLTGTARGLAFQLVENMGAMPRAPVAPLVEGLEKADRKALSRHGVRLGVSHLYLTALAKPGAVELRGLLWAVKHRLPLPVPIPPPGRVSVEATGAPPAFWEAIGYPAAGPRALRVDMLDRLETELLTAAKEGRLVAEPALAQMIGAKPDELEAVMKGLGYTRSVAEDGAVSWRRRRNPRHKPRRETPVNADHPFAKLRQLSGIG
- a CDS encoding DUF945 domain-containing protein codes for the protein MRRIPARPLAAALMLATLALPPATARAEAPPVTEDGARALAATLKDGLARWFPKSEGDETELRWSGEPVATPAGDHYKVALPALTAVSDDGTTADIGTIHLTVKPQDGNTHAVTATLPDRVAILDNGKPSATVKLGRQRISALWSGAYETALSMDAELGDLSVTSDRKGKKGKKDESALTVGAITVAGELKPDGTAAAGTPLWSGPGALSVSNLRFLDETKKEVLNLGGLTMEGTYTRVDLARADAMQRLTQTHALAGTQPPAAELIPLMQNLMGGASGRVRLSGLTALNPEDGTRLALGQLVLRGSAEDLDKPMASTTFGIESSGLTLEPEVAPKAFMPDKLDIQISTAKLPTASLWRAFADLATLAESQAAAGEEDEEDGEAEEEAALPDDEAEMSAIGNRLMGAMAEVGTELRIDRFVVNTPAASGTMTGAMRMAANSAFGAVGNSTVLLRGLDAAAKAMQPKPGKKADESTQNALGVIAMLQAFGQASKDDAGNDVRSYKIDVTETGQFLLNGADMSALMGMGQPAPEPEPIQGKKR